The Herpetosiphonaceae bacterium genomic sequence TGGATGCGAGCGTAGCTACGGCGCTCTGGGCGGCGCGGCCTCGCGCCATCCATCGGATCTTCGCCAACAGCGATCAGCGGCTGCAAGACGACCGTTTCGGTCAATGGTGGCATGGACTGCACTCCTCAGCACACCAGGAAACACAAAAAGACCCTTCCATCGGCGGGGTGCCTCTGGACCCGGTCAATTTATGCTCCCTCTCCTAGTGACAAAAAGTGCGCCTTCCGGCGCGACGAGACAACTTGTAAACCAACAGGGTGATTACACTCTGTATTACGCATCAATTATAATATGGTTTTCGCAAACGCGCAGTTTACCATGTACGGCTCCCAATGTCAAGCATGATTTTACCAGTTTTACCAGCCCGCTTACGAGTACCCCACCTAGAACCGAGCGATAGCAGCACGCGGCGTGCCACGGGTTGGCGGCTGGGACCTATGCTATAATCGCGCGGCGGAAGAGAGCCGTCAGGCCGGGGGTGTGGGGGCGTCCCCGTCCAATTCTTTCCCTTCTCCTACGGGGGTGCCATGCCGGGGTACCCTTTGGGGCTGGCACCCGGCCTGGAGAGGGGGTGGCGCGCCAGCACCGGGGGGTGAGGGCCTCAACTTGAAACTTTGAACTTTGAACTTGAAACTCGTCACTTTGAACTCGAAACGATGCACGAACATACGGCAATATTGCTCGATCAGCGGCGCTTTGAGCGCTGGGCCGCGTTTACGCTCGGCTCCGCGCAGCTTGCCGCCGTGCAGGCGGGCCAGCTCATCGCGCTGCGCTGTGCCAGCGTCGGCAGCTACGATCCGCTGCTGCGGCAACCGCTGTTCGTCGCAGCAGCCGATCGACAGGTCGCCACCTGCACGCTGCTTGTTCCCGACACCGATCCAGCCCACTGGTTTCTGAATAGCCAGCCACGCGGCGCGGCGCTCGACATCCTGGGGCCGCTCGGTCATGGCTGGAAGCTCGGCGCATCCGTTCGGACGCTCGCGCTGCTCGGCACGACGGCGCAAGCGCCCGCGCTCTTCGGGCTGGCTCACGATGCCGTCGGGCGCGGCCTGGCGGTCAGCGTTGTGCTCGGCGCGCGCGACAAGGATTCAGACGATTCAACGGACGCGGGTACGAGCGCTCCGCCGCCGTTTCTGCTGCCAGCCGCCGCCGAGTATAACATCACACACGGCCCTGATCCGGCTGCTGCGGCGCTTGCGCTGCTCGACGAGCAACTGCTGCGCTGGGCCGATCTCCTGGCGCTCGCGCTGCCCAGCGCCGATCTGCCCCAGGCGGCGCAGCGCGTGCGGAGCGTGCGGCTGCAATGGCCGCGCGAGTTTGCTCAGGCCGCGCTGCTCGATCCGGCTGATGCGCGGCTGGTCTGCTGCGTCGGCGTGTGCGGCGTGTGCGGCATCGAGGCGAAACAGGGGCGGCGGCTCGTGTGCAGCGCCGGTCCGGTCTTCGATCTGCGAGATCTGGTACGATAGAAGAACAAAGAACCAAGAACCGGGTGCCCTCTGGGCGAACAAAGAACAAAACGAGAACCACCTGCCCCGCTCCTGTGCTGAAGGCCGCGAAGGCGGAAGCCCGCCTGATCGTGGGGCGGGGGCGATGCCCGGAGGGCACCCGGCGCGGGTATTCCCCACACTGTCCTCCCCCTCTCCGATCGGAATGGGAGCGGGGTGCTGAGCGCAGCGAAGCGGGGTGAGGGCCTTGAAACTTTGAACTTGAAACAGGAGCTAACATGCAAGTGCTGGTCGTTGCCGCGCATCCCGACGATGAAAGCGCGTTCTGTGGCGGCATGATCGCCAAATACGCCTCGGAGGGCCACGCCGTCTCGATCTTGCTGACGACGCGCGGCGAGGGCGGCGAGACGGGCGAGCCGCCGCTGTGTACCCGCGATGCGCTTGGCAGCGTGCGCGAGCGCGAGGCGCGGGCGGCAGCCGCAGCGCTTGGCGCGCGTGATGTGTACTTCTTACCGTTCTGCGATCCGCTCGTCGGGGAGGATGACACGCTCCACCACATCGACGCAACGCTCGAAGAGTTCAGCGCGGCGATTGCCGAGATCATGGCGGGGCTGCGACCGGACGTAGTGCTGACGCACGGCTCGAATGGAGAGTACGGCCATCCGCAGCATATCTTCACGCACCACTCGGTCTTTGCCGCGCTGCGCCTGCTCATGCCGTGGCGACCAGCCGAGGTGCTGACCTGGAGCGGAGCGTATGCCGATCCCGAAAAGCCGCACCACATCAACCGCGACGATCCCGCCGACATCGTGCTGGATGTGACGCCCTGGCTGCCGCAGAAGATCGCGGCGCTGGATGCGCACCGCACACAGCACGGCCTCTTCTTTCGCAAAAATCCGGGCAAGACGATCGCCGAGCTGGTGGGACGGAAAGAGAGCTTTCGGCGCTGGACAGACCTAAAATAGCACTAGACAGCACGGCCCCGGTTTTGCTATACATCAGTTAACAACATCAATTGTACGGGAGAACAGACGTGCGCGGATTGTTGGGACGCAAAAAGATGCTGGGCGAGCGCCAGGAAGCGCTGTTAGCGCAAGAACGAGAGCTATTGAACCGGCTGCGCGAGGCGCTGAGCGGCTTCGTCGATACCATGCCCTCCGATCAGCGTACCCTCGACGAAGCGATCGTGCATCTTGATGAGCTGTTTCTGCTCGTGGTGGCGGGCGAGTTCAATTCCGGCAAGTCGTCGTTCATCAATGCGCTGATCGGCGAGATCGTGCTGCGCGAGGGCGTCACACCGACGACTGACCGCATCAACATTCTCAAGTACGGGCCGGAGGCTGCCGAGCGGCTGCGCGAAGAGTTTGTGCTTGAGATCCTCTACCCGGCAGATGTGCTGCGCGAGATCCACATCGTGGACACGCCCGGCACCAACGCCGTGATCCGCCGCCACGAGGAGCTGACGCGCGATTTCATCCCGCGCTCCGATCTGGTGCTCTTCGTCACCTCCGCCGATCGCCCGTTCACCGAGTCCGAGCGCGCCTTCCTCGAACAGATCC encodes the following:
- a CDS encoding PIG-L deacetylase family protein, producing MQVLVVAAHPDDESAFCGGMIAKYASEGHAVSILLTTRGEGGETGEPPLCTRDALGSVREREARAAAAALGARDVYFLPFCDPLVGEDDTLHHIDATLEEFSAAIAEIMAGLRPDVVLTHGSNGEYGHPQHIFTHHSVFAALRLLMPWRPAEVLTWSGAYADPEKPHHINRDDPADIVLDVTPWLPQKIAALDAHRTQHGLFFRKNPGKTIAELVGRKESFRRWTDLK